The genome window CCCTGGCCATAGGATTGGTTTACCTGCTAGAAACACGGGAACCGGCACCGCTGGAGTTCGACAACAGTACAGGTGTTTCGGTGATCTCGCCGCCCGTGCCTCTAGCCTCGGTGACACTGCAGGATCAGAACGGCGACGCATTTCGGACCAGCGATCTGGAAGGTCAATGGACACTGATGTTTTTTGGCTTCACCAACTGTCCCGATGTCTGCCCGACCACTTTGAGGACCCTGAAACAAGCGGAAGAACGCCTGCCACAGGCTATTAATTACGTCTTTACTACGCTCGATCCCCGCCGCGACACGCCCGAAAAGGTCAAAGAATACCTGGCCTTTTTCAACCCGGACTTTATCGGTCTAAGCGGCACCAAAGACGAAATTGACCGCCTCAGCGAAACACTTGGAGTAATCTATGACTACGAGGGTGATGTAGAATCGGGCGACTATCTGGTCAACCACTATGCCGCCATCCTCGTGATCGACCCTAAGGCACGTTTGCGCGCCCACATCCTGCCGCCCCATCCGGTCGACAAGGTGGTCGATGCGACTACCAGACTGATTGACTACTACGGACATTGACCATGCTAAATAAATTGTTGCTCGGCCTATCGCTCTCCTTGCTCATTGGCCCGGCCATCGCCGCAGGCGACGCAGCGATCGAGATCAAGGATCCCTGGATACGCAGCGCCCCGCCCAATGTCGCGGTCATGGCCGCTTATCTGCGCCTTATCAATCACTCCGATGACACAGTTAAGCTTATCGGCGTCAGCAGCCGTCAGTTTGAACGCGTGGAAGTGCATCGTTCCGTGATGCAGGACAACATCATACACATGGAAAAAATGGAGCCTCTGCTCATCGCGGGGAAACAGGAAATGATTTTCGAACCGGGCGGCTTCCATCTGATGCTGATGGATCCGCATCGCCCGCTGCTAAAGGGCGACACCGCCCATCTGCGATTCGAATTTGATAACGGGCAAGAATTGATGCTTCAAGCCAGGGTGCAGGATACGGCGCCCGCAGGCGCGGATTCGGACATCGGTGATTTCCGCCACCAACACTGAAGCGCGCTTTAATACCCGCGATTAAAAAGCCGGGACGAACCCGGCTTTTTTGATAGATGGTGGGCCGTCTGCGACTCGAACGCAGGACCAACGGATTAAAAGTCCGCTGCTCTACCAACTGAGCTAACGGCCCGAAAAGAGGGCGCTATTCTAGCCTAATCATGCTGTTAAGGCCAGCCCTCAACTCGAATTAGTTAACGGTATTGGGTCGGGTCAGGAATGGCCGCCGCGGCAAACCCCGCCGCGCGCAAGCGACAGGAATCGCATTCGCCACAGGCGCTTCCCGTCTCATCCGCCGCATAACAGGAAACGGTGAGGCTGTAATCCACACCCAACTGCGTGCCTTGCTGGATAATCTCGGCCTTGCTCAAATCGATCAGCGGTGTATGGACGTGAAAACGTCCGCCTTCTACCCCGGCCTTGGTGGCCAGATTGGCCATGGTCTCAAAGGCGCGGATGAATTCCGGTCGGCAGTCGGGATAACCGGAATAGTCCACTGCGTTCACACCGATAAAAATATCATAGGCGCGCAACACCTCGGCCCATGCCAGAGCCAGGGACAGAAATACGGTATTGCGTGCCGGCACGTAGGTCACCGGAATACCTTCAGAAGAAGCCGTGGGGACATCGATGGCGCTATCGGTCAAGGCGGAACCACCGATGTCGCTCAACCCCAATTGAATCACCTTGTGTTCTCGTACACCTTGGGAGAGGGCCACGCGCAACGCGGCGGCCAATTCGGCGCGGTGACGCTGACCGTAGTCGAAACTAAGCGCATAGCACTCATAGCCTTGGTGCTTGGCCATGGCCAAGCAGGTGGCCGAATCCAGACCGCCGGAGACCAGCACCAAGGCTTTACCGGCCTGGCTCATCGCCCCATAGAATCTTGTGCAACTGCACTTGGAAGCGCACCGGCAAGCGATCCTGCAAAATCCAATCGGCCAGTTCCGTCGCATCCTGGACGCCGTAACCAGGTGACATCAGGATTTCACCGCGCTCGGCCAGCTCAGAGCGGATAATCATCTCCTTGGCCCACAAGTAATCATTGCGATCGCAGATGACGAACTTGAGCTGGTCGTGGGCACTCATGTATTCCAGGTTTTCGAGACGGTTGCGGCCTTGTTCGCCCGACGCTGGCGTTTTCAAATCCATTACCTTGGACACGCGCGGGTCCACCTGACTGACATCGAGTGCGCCGCTGGTCTCCAAAGAGACCTGAAAGCCCTTGTCACACAATATCTGCAACAACTCCAGACAAGCGCTCTGGGCCAGGGGTTCGCCGCCGGTCACGCAGACATGGCGGGCAGCGTATTTGGTGACCTCGTCGAGGATGTCATCGATCAGCCACCATTCACCGCCCTGAAAGGCATAGCTGGTATCGCAATAACCGCAACGCAGTGGACAGCCGGTGAGACGGATAAAGACGGTAGGAAAACCGACGCTGCGCGCCTCACCCTGGAGGGAATAAAATATTTCGGTAATGCGCAGCCGGGTCTGCTGTGCGGAGCGGGTTTCGATTGTCACCACCGTTGAAAAACCCGCTTATCGACCTTCGAGACGCATCTTCTGTAAACGGTTTTCGGCCAAACGGCTAACCGTCGTATTCGGAAAACGCTCGCCGACGTCCTCGAGGGTCTGGCGCGCGGCATCCCAGTCGCCCAGCTCATAGTAGGTATAGCCCAGCTTGAGCATGGCGTCGGAGACCTTGCTGCTGTCGGGATGCTGATTCAGCACCTTGAGGAATTCCTGCTTGGCGCTGTCGAAACGGCGCGTGACATAATTGGCCTCGCCCAACCAGTATTGGGCGTTGTCGGTGTAATCGCCCTTGGGATAACTGCTCAGAAATGCCTGGAAGGCCGCAATGGCCTTGTCGTACTGCCCTTCCTTAAGCAGATTGAAGGCCTTTTGATAGGCATCACGCTCCGCCGCGGGATCAGCGGACGCGGGGCTGCCGGGCACGGCCGCACCCGGCATAGTCACGGATGGCGCGGCGATGGCGCTGCCGCCGGAGGCCGCCGGCGCGGCGGAAGACGACGCCGGCGCGGAACTCTTGAGCTGGTTGAGTGACACCTCGATATCGCGCAGGCGCCGATCGATATCCAGATAAAGATCGCGCTGGCGTTGCTTGATCCCGTCCAGCGCGTGACCGAGGGTTTCGATTTCGCCGCGCAGATTCTGACTTTCGGACTGCAGGTTATCCAGGCGCATCAACATATCCACCAGCGCCTCGTTATCCAGCAAGCGTTCCAGCTTATTGACCCGCGCTTCCAGCGACTGGGGCGTTGTGCCCGATTGCTGAGCCGGTCTGGACGGGGCCGGGCTTGCTTGATCCGCGCCCGCGGAACGGTCGATGACCGGCGGCAGAAATTCCTGGGCCTGAATAATCGCGGGGGCGGCAGCCGCCATACAGACCGCTGCCACCCCCATCCAGATCTGTCTGGACGCTTTCCGCATCAGTAGACGATTTCTACCCGGCGATTCTGCGCCCAAGCCGACTCGTCATGCCCCATGGCCACGGGCCGTTCCTCACCATAGCTGACCACTTCGATCTGATCGCGGGAAACGCCCATCAGGGTCATCATCTGCTGCACCGCCATGGCGCGGCGCTCGCCCAGACTGAGATTGTATTCGCGCGTGCCGCGCTCATCGGCATGGCCCTCCAACACGATGCTCACTGAAGGATGGCTGCTCAGGTATTCCGCATGGGCCTCGATGATTTCCCGTGCATCGGGCTTGATCTCGCTTTTGTCGAACTCGAAATAGACGGTGCGCTCCGACAACAGACTATCGGGATCCTGCAAGGGATCACCGACGAAACCGCCACTGCCTTCTACGCCTCCCAGTTCCACTCCACCGGCGCCGGTATCACGCCCCATGGTGCCGGTCTCGACGCCCTCGGTACCGGACGTCATGGCACCTCTGTCACCCCCCCCGGTGCTCGTATCTGTCTCGGTGGTACTCGGCGTGGTTGAACAGCCCCACAACATTGCCACTGGCAGTAAAATGGCCAATGTTTTAGTCAAAGCGCGCATCGCTTACTCCTTATTTATTAGTGGTCAAAAATGGTCCCCAGGCGGGTTCGCGCGCATCGCCGTCTTCATCCAGCACAATACGCTGCTGCACACGGCCATCCACCGATACCGCGGCCAGTACCCCTCTATTCAAATACTCAGTTGCATAGATGATCATACTACCATTAGGCGCGAAGCTAGGCGACTCGTCCAATCGACTTTGGGTGAGAATTTGCACGAAACCGGTCTCTAATTCAAGCACGGCGATGCGAAAATTGCCGTTATCGCCGCTCACCATGGCGATTTGCTTACCGTCGGGCGAGTAAGAGGGCTTGGCATTGTATTTTCCCTCAAAGGTCAGCCGCTTCACTTCACCGCCTGCGGCCGAAATCCGATAGATCTGCGGCTGACCGCCGCGATCCGAAGTAAACACCAGATGACGACCGTCGGGCGACCATTCCGGTTCAGTATCGATGGCACGATGATGCGTCAGACGCTGTAATTTGCGGCTGGCCACGTGCATGAGATAGAGCTCGGAGTTGCCGTCTTTGGACAGGGACATGGCCAGACGCGTGCCGTCCGGTGACCAGGCCGGGGCGCCGTTGATGCCCGAAAAGCCCGCCACCCGCTCACGTTCGGCGGTAAAGATATCCTGCACATAGATCATGGGACGGCGGTTTTCAAATGACACATAGGCCAGCTTGCGTCCGTCCGGCGACCAGGACGGCGACATGATGGGCTGGCGTGAGCGCACCACCAGTTGCGCGTTGTGACCGTCCACATCGGCCACATGCAGGGCGTAATAACGCACATTGTTGGTCCGCCACAGCTTGGAAGTAATATAGGCGATGCGGGTATTAAAAGCGCCTTTGTCACCGGTCAGTGTCTCGTAAATGATATCGCTGATCTGGTGGGCGATGCGGCGCAGATCCTTTTCCGGCGCGCTGAAGCTGTAACCGACCAATTGGGTCTCGCGGTTGACGTCGAAGAGCTGGAACTGGATCTTGAATTGGTCTCCTGTGCCGGTCATCCGTCCCACCACCAGGTTGGGCGTGCCGAGCAGGCGCCAGTCGCGGTAATTGACCTGGGAACCCTCCTGGGGCCGCGACAGCATAT of Candidatus Tenderia electrophaga contains these proteins:
- a CDS encoding translocation protein TolB, with the protein product MILRYLVQLVLIMFITLAGGVARAGLTIDITQGVEGALPIAVVPFGWQGPAMNPPQDIAQIISDDLRRSGLFDPLSRNDMLSRPQEGSQVNYRDWRLLGTPNLVVGRMTGTGDQFKIQFQLFDVNRETQLVGYSFSAPEKDLRRIAHQISDIIYETLTGDKGAFNTRIAYITSKLWRTNNVRYYALHVADVDGHNAQLVVRSRQPIMSPSWSPDGRKLAYVSFENRRPMIYVQDIFTAERERVAGFSGINGAPAWSPDGTRLAMSLSKDGNSELYLMHVASRKLQRLTHHRAIDTEPEWSPDGRHLVFTSDRGGQPQIYRISAAGGEVKRLTFEGKYNAKPSYSPDGKQIAMVSGDNGNFRIAVLELETGFVQILTQSRLDESPSFAPNGSMIIYATEYLNRGVLAAVSVDGRVQQRIVLDEDGDAREPAWGPFLTTNK
- a CDS encoding 7-carboxy-7-deazaguanine synthase, whose amino-acid sequence is METRSAQQTRLRITEIFYSLQGEARSVGFPTVFIRLTGCPLRCGYCDTSYAFQGGEWWLIDDILDEVTKYAARHVCVTGGEPLAQSACLELLQILCDKGFQVSLETSGALDVSQVDPRVSKVMDLKTPASGEQGRNRLENLEYMSAHDQLKFVICDRNDYLWAKEMIIRSELAERGEILMSPGYGVQDATELADWILQDRLPVRFQVQLHKILWGDEPGR
- a CDS encoding 7-cyano-7-deazaguanine synthase, whose translation is MSQAGKALVLVSGGLDSATCLAMAKHQGYECYALSFDYGQRHRAELAAALRVALSQGVREHKVIQLGLSDIGGSALTDSAIDVPTASSEGIPVTYVPARNTVFLSLALAWAEVLRAYDIFIGVNAVDYSGYPDCRPEFIRAFETMANLATKAGVEGGRFHVHTPLIDLSKAEIIQQGTQLGVDYSLTVSCYAADETGSACGECDSCRLRAAGFAAAAIPDPTQYR